One Streptomyces sp. SAI-135 DNA segment encodes these proteins:
- a CDS encoding N-6 DNA methylase, with protein MQDNATEVTAAGIARLAGVGRAAVSNWRRRHTDFPRPVGGTETSPSFALTEVEAWLRKQGKLAEVPLRERVWQQLSGHPDGPVTALTHAGCVLLLIHDRPPVWLEVSSGSDERLAEMLPGALREVFTPRFGAESVTGVQSATGVQSATGAQSAPAPSPQSATSPQPTAGVQPTAGIQPTAGVRPDAIAPAVHTPAVHTAAVRTPTGPELLPSAPLLRGVAELAAELGARQTFEFLLGRHLDANPRQYTLTPADLAALMADLVGPARTVLDPACGTGALLRAAATRPDQRLYAQDSSPELAALTTLRLALHTWSIVRGATGDTLRADAHPRLHADAVLCHPPFNERNWGHDELAYDPRWEYGFPARTESELAWVQHALARLKDGGAGVLLMPPAAASRRSGRRIRADLLRRGALRAVIALPVGAAPPYNIPLHLWVLRRPERAPAQPEVLLVDVGQFAGDGRGGPDWHAVREAVLDAWQAFGRPGRFTERPGLARALPVIELLDDDVDLAPARHLPPPAAADGAEQLTAVRELLGQTLRLTADLTPQRADAAHPARWPLTTIGELARGGALMLRTGGNGGHARVPVLTDHDVLSGAAPSGTLPESDEEAVLTEPGDVVVPVLGGGSVARVIDAATQGAALGRNLVLLRPDPAALDPWFLAGFLRGTANNRQASSYASTATRLDVRRLQLPRLPLDEQRRYGERFRTLDEFERALRHAGRLGEQLVRGMYDGLTDGTVAPD; from the coding sequence GTGCAGGACAACGCGACTGAGGTGACCGCCGCCGGTATCGCACGGCTGGCCGGGGTGGGCCGCGCGGCCGTGAGCAACTGGCGCCGACGGCACACCGACTTCCCCAGGCCCGTCGGCGGCACCGAGACCAGCCCCTCCTTCGCGCTCACCGAGGTCGAGGCCTGGCTGCGCAAGCAGGGGAAACTCGCCGAGGTCCCGCTGCGCGAACGCGTCTGGCAGCAGCTCTCCGGCCACCCCGACGGCCCGGTCACCGCCCTCACCCACGCGGGCTGCGTCCTCCTGCTGATCCACGACCGGCCGCCCGTCTGGCTGGAGGTGAGCTCCGGCTCCGACGAGCGCCTGGCCGAGATGCTGCCGGGGGCGCTGCGGGAGGTGTTCACGCCGCGCTTCGGAGCCGAGTCAGTGACCGGCGTCCAGTCGGCGACAGGCGTCCAGTCGGCAACAGGCGCTCAATCGGCCCCGGCGCCAAGCCCCCAGTCGGCGACGAGCCCCCAGCCGACAGCGGGCGTTCAGCCGACAGCGGGCATCCAGCCGACAGCGGGCGTCCGACCCGACGCGATCGCCCCCGCTGTTCACACTCCCGCCGTTCACACGGCCGCCGTTCGCACCCCCACCGGCCCCGAACTCCTCCCCTCCGCCCCCCTCCTCCGCGGCGTCGCCGAGCTGGCCGCCGAACTGGGCGCCCGCCAGACCTTCGAGTTCCTGCTCGGCCGACACCTCGACGCCAACCCGCGCCAGTACACGCTCACCCCCGCCGACCTGGCCGCTCTCATGGCCGACCTCGTCGGCCCCGCCCGTACCGTCCTCGACCCGGCCTGCGGGACCGGCGCCCTCCTGCGGGCCGCCGCCACCCGCCCCGACCAGCGGCTCTACGCGCAGGACAGCTCCCCCGAGCTCGCCGCGCTCACCACGCTCCGGCTCGCCCTGCACACCTGGTCCATCGTGCGCGGCGCCACCGGCGACACCCTCCGCGCCGACGCCCACCCCCGGCTGCACGCCGACGCCGTCCTGTGCCACCCGCCGTTCAACGAGCGCAACTGGGGCCATGACGAACTCGCCTACGACCCCCGCTGGGAGTACGGCTTCCCGGCCCGCACCGAGTCCGAGCTCGCCTGGGTCCAGCACGCACTCGCCCGCCTCAAGGACGGCGGCGCCGGTGTCCTGCTCATGCCGCCCGCGGCAGCGTCCCGCCGCTCCGGTCGCCGTATCCGCGCCGACCTGTTGCGCCGCGGTGCCCTGCGCGCCGTGATCGCCCTGCCGGTCGGGGCGGCACCGCCGTACAACATCCCGCTGCACCTGTGGGTGCTGCGCCGCCCGGAAAGGGCGCCCGCGCAGCCGGAGGTGCTCCTCGTCGACGTGGGGCAGTTCGCCGGCGACGGGCGCGGCGGTCCGGACTGGCACGCCGTGCGCGAAGCCGTCCTCGACGCCTGGCAGGCCTTCGGGCGGCCCGGCCGCTTCACCGAACGGCCCGGCCTGGCACGCGCGTTGCCCGTCATCGAGCTCCTCGACGACGACGTGGACCTCGCCCCCGCCCGCCACCTGCCCCCGCCCGCGGCGGCCGACGGCGCCGAACAGCTCACGGCTGTGCGCGAACTGCTGGGGCAGACCCTGCGCCTGACCGCGGACCTCACCCCGCAGCGTGCCGACGCCGCCCACCCCGCGCGGTGGCCGCTCACCACCATCGGCGAACTCGCCCGCGGCGGCGCCCTGATGCTGCGCACGGGCGGAAACGGCGGCCACGCACGCGTACCCGTGCTCACCGACCACGACGTCCTCTCCGGCGCCGCCCCCTCCGGAACGCTCCCCGAGAGCGACGAGGAGGCCGTGCTGACCGAACCGGGCGACGTCGTCGTCCCGGTGCTCGGCGGTGGCTCGGTGGCGCGCGTGATCGACGCGGCGACCCAGGGAGCCGCCCTGGGGCGCAACCTCGTGCTGCTGCGTCCCGATCCGGCGGCGCTCGACCCCTGGTTCCTCGCGGGATTCTTGCGCGGCACCGCCAACAACCGCCAGGCCAGCAGCTACGCCTCCACAGCGACCCGCCTTGACGTGCGCAGACTCCAGTTGCCGCGGCTCCCGCTGGACGAACAACGACGCTACGGCGAACGCTTCCGCACGCTCGACGAGTTCGAGCGGGCGCTCAGACACGCGGGCCGGCTCGGAGAGCAGCTCGTGCGCGGGATGTACGACGGACTCACCGACGGAACGGTCGCGCCCGACTGA